One window from the genome of Pelodictyon luteolum DSM 273 encodes:
- a CDS encoding NUDIX hydrolase: MKPYAYCPICGKELAPSFLEGRQRMVCLECGWIHYSNPLPVAIACTLNAQGELLLIRRAHEPAFNEWALPGGFLESGEHPEEGCLRELKEETSLEGRVERLIGVYHRESTMYGSLLAVAYAVTASHEDIRINHEVFEAGFYPVERMPEVRIPLHLQIIREHRDAMESKRA, from the coding sequence ATGAAGCCCTATGCTTACTGCCCGATCTGCGGCAAAGAACTCGCCCCGTCATTCCTTGAAGGGCGCCAGCGCATGGTCTGCCTGGAATGCGGATGGATACACTACAGCAACCCGCTTCCGGTAGCGATAGCCTGCACCCTGAACGCGCAGGGGGAACTCCTGCTCATACGCAGGGCACACGAACCGGCCTTCAACGAATGGGCGCTGCCGGGCGGGTTCCTGGAATCGGGAGAGCACCCCGAAGAGGGGTGCCTGCGGGAGCTGAAGGAGGAAACCTCACTTGAGGGAAGGGTCGAACGCCTCATCGGCGTCTACCACCGCGAAAGCACCATGTACGGCTCGCTGCTCGCCGTCGCCTACGCCGTCACAGCCTCGCATGAGGATATCCGGATCAACCACGAGGTGTTCGAAGCCGGATTCTACCCCGTTGAGCGGATGCCGGAAGTGCGCATACCGCTGCACCTGCAGATCATCCGGGAACACCGGGACGCCATGGAGTCAAAGAGAGCCTGA
- the bcp gene encoding thioredoxin-dependent thiol peroxidase, whose product MTLLEPGTPAPPLYGRDQDGREVKLEEYLGKKVLIYFYPKDDTPGCTAEACAFRDNLPNFNTVGVEVIGVSVDPQARHRKFVDKYSLPFRLLADEEKKTVEAYGVWGQKKFMGREYMGTSRVSYLVDEQGRIEKVWPKVKAADHPLEVLEWLETKH is encoded by the coding sequence ATGACATTGCTAGAACCAGGCACTCCGGCTCCCCCTCTGTATGGCAGGGACCAGGACGGCAGAGAAGTGAAGCTTGAGGAGTATCTCGGAAAGAAGGTACTCATTTATTTTTATCCCAAGGACGATACGCCCGGCTGTACGGCCGAAGCTTGTGCTTTTCGTGATAATTTGCCTAACTTTAACACAGTAGGGGTGGAGGTCATCGGGGTCAGTGTCGATCCCCAGGCCCGCCACCGGAAGTTTGTCGACAAGTACAGCCTGCCTTTCCGGCTCCTTGCCGACGAGGAGAAAAAGACGGTCGAGGCTTATGGGGTCTGGGGACAGAAGAAGTTCATGGGCAGGGAGTACATGGGTACCTCCAGGGTCTCGTATCTTGTCGACGAACAGGGACGAATCGAGAAAGTCTGGCCGAAGGTGAAGGCTGCGGATCATCCGCTGGAAGTGCTCGAGTGGCTGGAAACGAAACACTGA
- a CDS encoding YqgE/AlgH family protein, which yields MGVFNEYKRLAAGKLLIASANLLESNFKRTVLMMCEHNPQGSLGFILNRPMEFQVREAVAGFDEVDEPLHMGGPVQSNTVHFLHMRGDLIDGSEQILPGLYWGGDREELGYLLNTGVLKPSEIRFFLGYAGWSAGQLEAEFEEGSWYTADATPAMVFSGEYERMWSRTVRSKGGEYQLIANSPELPGLN from the coding sequence ATGGGTGTGTTCAATGAATATAAACGGCTTGCGGCCGGCAAACTGCTGATCGCTTCGGCAAATCTGCTGGAATCCAATTTCAAGCGGACGGTGCTCATGATGTGCGAGCATAACCCCCAGGGGTCGCTGGGCTTCATCCTCAACCGGCCGATGGAGTTCCAGGTGCGGGAGGCCGTTGCCGGTTTTGACGAAGTCGACGAGCCGCTGCACATGGGCGGACCGGTGCAGTCCAACACGGTGCACTTCCTGCACATGCGCGGCGACCTCATTGACGGTTCGGAGCAGATCCTTCCGGGGCTCTACTGGGGCGGTGACCGCGAGGAACTCGGCTATCTGCTCAATACCGGGGTTTTGAAGCCATCAGAAATCCGTTTCTTTCTCGGCTATGCCGGGTGGAGTGCCGGGCAGCTCGAGGCGGAGTTCGAAGAGGGGTCGTGGTACACGGCCGATGCGACACCTGCAATGGTATTCAGCGGTGAGTACGAGAGGATGTGGAGCCGCACGGTGCGCTCGAAAGGAGGGGAGTACCAGTTGATTGCCAACTCGCCTGAATTGCCGGGACTGAACTGA
- a CDS encoding IS5 family transposase (programmed frameshift): MYQPKFQQLTFENFHLPFGGKLDPENRWVKLADVIPWHVAETMYAKNFLSKRGAPALTVRMALGSLIIKEKLGLSDIETVEQIKENPYLQFFIGLETYQQAAPFDSSMLTHFRKRLKHTDLGALQEELLQRHLAEERKRAEDRGENNDGDEDGNDGPANKGKLIVDATCAPADIAYPTDIGLLNDAREKTERIIDKLCEMHPEGVAKPRMSRRTARKDFLAVGMKKSLSRKALRKGLRKQLSYLRRNLQYIGGLSASVPLTVLSKHLYRDLLVIDELYRQQLEMYKTEKKSISDRIVSISQPHVRPIVRGKAAAKTEFGMKLSISVVDGISMPERMSWNAYNEGCDLVRDIERYRERYGHYPESVHADKIYRTLANRMWCKERGIRLSGVPLGRPPKDVEKDRARRRQIREDEGVRNAVEGKFGQAKRRYGLARVMARLAESSLCVVSITFLVMNLDRLLAAPFLRLFEWLLLELDVIRNLFKWSSSRAAIECRSAMT, encoded by the exons ATGTACCAGCCGAAGTTTCAGCAGCTCACGTTCGAAAATTTCCATCTGCCGTTTGGCGGTAAACTCGATCCGGAAAACCGGTGGGTGAAGCTCGCTGACGTAATTCCCTGGCACGTCGCCGAGACGATGTATGCCAAAAACTTCCTGTCGAAACGAGGCGCTCCTGCACTCACGGTCCGCATGGCGCTGGGGTCCTTGATCATCAAGGAGAAACTCGGCCTTTCGGATATCGAAACGGTCGAACAGATCAAGGAGAACCCGTATCTCCAGTTC TTCATCGGTCTTGAAACGTACCAGCAAGCTGCGCCCTTCGATTCCTCGATGCTGACCCATTTCCGGAAACGGCTGAAGCATACCGATCTCGGTGCGCTGCAGGAGGAGCTCCTGCAGCGACACCTGGCTGAAGAGCGAAAGAGGGCGGAGGACAGGGGAGAGAACAACGATGGTGACGAAGACGGAAACGATGGCCCTGCCAACAAAGGCAAGCTCATCGTCGATGCCACCTGTGCACCGGCAGACATAGCCTATCCGACGGATATCGGGCTCTTGAACGACGCCCGGGAGAAGACCGAGCGGATCATCGATAAGCTGTGCGAGATGCACCCGGAAGGGGTCGCGAAACCAAGGATGTCCCGCCGGACGGCAAGGAAGGACTTCCTTGCTGTCGGCATGAAGAAGAGCCTGTCGAGAAAGGCGCTCCGCAAAGGCCTACGCAAGCAGCTGAGTTATCTCAGGAGGAACCTGCAGTACATCGGCGGCCTGTCCGCCTCGGTTCCGCTGACGGTCCTCTCGAAGCACCTGTATCGCGACCTGCTGGTGATCGACGAACTGTACCGGCAGCAGCTGGAAATGTACAAGACCGAGAAGAAGAGCATCAGCGACCGGATCGTCAGCATCAGCCAGCCGCATGTCAGACCGATCGTACGGGGCAAGGCCGCAGCCAAAACGGAGTTCGGGATGAAACTCTCCATCAGCGTCGTCGATGGCATCAGCATGCCGGAGAGGATGAGCTGGAACGCCTACAACGAAGGGTGCGACCTGGTAAGGGATATCGAGCGGTACCGCGAGCGATACGGTCACTATCCCGAATCGGTCCATGCCGACAAGATCTACCGGACGCTGGCCAACAGGATGTGGTGCAAAGAACGAGGAATCAGGCTGAGCGGCGTGCCGCTCGGGCGGCCGCCGAAGGACGTTGAGAAGGACCGGGCCCGCCGTCGGCAGATCAGGGAAGACGAAGGAGTCCGGAACGCAGTCGAAGGTAAATTCGGCCAAGCGAAGCGTCGGTACGGACTGGCCCGGGTGATGGCAAGGTTGGCTGAAAGCAGTCTCTGCGTGGTCTCGATCACGTTCCTCGTGATGAATCTGGATCGGCTGCTCGCCGCTCCTTTTTTGCGCCTGTTCGAATGGCTCCTTTTGGAGCTTGACGTAATCAGAAATTTGTTCAAGTGGTCATCTTCCCGAGCGGCGATTGAGTGCCGCTCGGCGATGACTTGA
- a CDS encoding virulence RhuM family protein has translation MSRKKKTGKEVSIVRSSAAEYLTFVAASGSGGVEAVYADESIWLTQKMMGVLYDVETHTINYHLKKVFSDSELQEDSVIRNFRITAADGKNYNTLHYKLPAIIAVGYKVNSERAVQFRKWATTIIDEYTIKAYVMDDERIKAGGSILTKQYFEEQLQRVREIRLSERKFYQKITDIYATAIDYDVTAQATKRFFATVQNKLHWAIHGQTAAEVIVNRADAEKQHMGLTTWTDAPKGKSQKFDVSVAKNYLTEDEMTQLSRLVNAYLDVAEDMALRRIPMTMQDWEIRLDKFIEATDRKILQDAGKVTAEIARAHSESEFEKYRIVQDRLFESDFDRMLKQIEAIQKPEGGDE, from the coding sequence TTGAGCAGGAAGAAAAAGACCGGCAAGGAAGTATCTATCGTTCGCTCTTCGGCGGCGGAATACCTGACCTTTGTCGCGGCCAGCGGCAGCGGTGGTGTCGAAGCGGTGTATGCCGACGAAAGCATCTGGCTGACCCAGAAAATGATGGGTGTGCTTTACGATGTTGAGACCCACACTATCAACTACCACCTGAAAAAGGTGTTTTCAGACAGTGAGTTGCAGGAGGATTCAGTTATTCGAAATTTTCGAATAACTGCCGCAGACGGCAAAAACTACAACACCCTGCACTACAAGCTTCCCGCCATCATCGCCGTGGGCTACAAGGTCAACTCCGAGCGCGCCGTGCAGTTCCGCAAGTGGGCTACGACCATCATCGACGAGTACACCATTAAGGCCTACGTGATGGACGACGAGCGCATCAAGGCCGGAGGCTCCATCCTGACGAAACAATATTTTGAAGAGCAGTTGCAGCGCGTCCGCGAGATTCGTCTCTCCGAGCGCAAGTTCTATCAGAAGATCACTGACATCTACGCCACCGCCATCGACTACGACGTCACCGCCCAGGCCACCAAGCGCTTCTTCGCCACCGTGCAGAACAAACTCCATTGGGCCATCCACGGCCAGACGGCGGCGGAGGTCATCGTCAACCGCGCCGACGCCGAGAAGCAGCACATGGGGCTGACCACCTGGACGGATGCCCCGAAAGGGAAAAGCCAGAAGTTCGATGTCAGCGTGGCCAAGAACTACCTGACCGAAGATGAGATGACGCAACTGTCCCGGCTGGTCAACGCCTATCTGGATGTGGCCGAGGACATGGCCCTGCGCAGGATACCCATGACCATGCAGGACTGGGAAATCCGTCTGGACAAGTTTATTGAAGCCACCGATCGTAAAATTTTGCAGGATGCAGGCAAGGTCACGGCCGAGATCGCCAGGGCCCATTCTGAAAGCGAGTTCGAGAAATACCGCATCGTCCAGGACCGGCTGTTTGAGAGCGACTTCGACCGGATGCTGAAACAGATCGAGGCCATTCAGAAACCGGAGGGCGGCGATGAATAG
- a CDS encoding BRO-N domain-containing protein: MSKKEAIQVFEDRKVRTLWDDDTEEWYFPIVDVVAVLTDSVNPTAYWRKLKERLKKEGNQTVTDCHGFKMQAADGKMRKTDCADTEQLFRLIQSIPSPKAEPFKLWMAQVASQRIDQIQDPELSIEQAMKDYKRLGYSDNWINQRLKSIEIRKELTDEWKKHGLEEGVQFAALTPGLIRSNGLYFFYSVLPTAISARALRSQVQALFAINPTQSLVIVGKAFSSECEHNPLKPKPYAGVCDFPHTHHKQCFVPLVWLVIQR; encoded by the coding sequence ATGAGCAAAAAAGAGGCGATACAAGTTTTTGAAGACCGCAAGGTTCGTACCTTGTGGGATGATGATACGGAAGAATGGTATTTTCCCATTGTTGATGTGGTGGCCGTATTAACCGACAGCGTGAACCCGACTGCATATTGGCGTAAACTCAAAGAACGTCTGAAAAAAGAGGGAAATCAAACCGTGACAGATTGTCACGGTTTCAAAATGCAGGCGGCTGACGGCAAAATGCGAAAAACCGATTGTGCCGATACCGAGCAGCTTTTCCGCCTGATCCAATCCATTCCGTCACCCAAAGCGGAGCCGTTCAAGCTGTGGATGGCACAGGTCGCCAGCCAACGTATCGACCAGATTCAGGACCCGGAACTCTCGATTGAACAGGCAATGAAAGACTACAAACGCCTGGGCTATTCGGACAACTGGATCAACCAGCGTTTGAAATCCATTGAAATCCGCAAGGAACTCACGGACGAATGGAAAAAGCACGGTCTGGAGGAAGGGGTACAGTTCGCTGCACTCACTCCAGGTCTGATTCGCTCGAACGGCCTCTACTTTTTCTACTCGGTGTTGCCCACTGCGATTTCTGCTCGGGCGCTTCGTTCTCAAGTTCAGGCTCTGTTCGCGATAAATCCGACGCAGTCGCTTGTGATTGTCGGTAAAGCCTTCTCGTCTGAGTGTGAGCACAATCCGCTCAAACCCAAACCTTATGCGGGTGTATGCGATTTCCCGCATACGCATCACAAGCAATGCTTCGTCCCGCTTGTGTGGCTTGTAATACAGCGCTGA
- a CDS encoding transposase, producing the protein MKKSRFSEEQITFALRQAEAGVKVKEVCRQLGVSEPTFYNWKAKFGGMGVTELRRLRLLEQENAHLKKLVTDLSLDRQMLQDVIKKKL; encoded by the coding sequence ATGAAAAAGTCACGATTCAGTGAAGAGCAGATCACCTTCGCCCTCAGGCAAGCCGAAGCAGGAGTAAAGGTGAAAGAGGTCTGCCGGCAACTGGGAGTCTCGGAGCCAACGTTTTACAACTGGAAAGCCAAGTTCGGAGGCATGGGCGTTACCGAACTGCGCCGCCTTCGCTTGCTGGAACAGGAAAACGCCCACCTGAAGAAACTTGTTACCGACTTGAGCCTCGATCGGCAGATGCTTCAGGACGTCATAAAAAAAAAGCTGTAA
- a CDS encoding virulence RhuM family protein: protein MPKKKSPNSVRIRNSTAEFLTFAYQTGGDGVEVRVQDGTIWLSQKNMGLLFETTPENVLMHLKNIYTEHELTEDATAKDFLAVQTEGKRQVQRNILHYNLDAIIAVGYRVNSNRATAFRQWATGVLRDYTLRGDPFPENQALVK, encoded by the coding sequence ATGCCGAAAAAGAAATCACCGAACAGCGTGCGTATTCGTAACAGCACTGCGGAGTTTTTGACCTTTGCTTATCAGACCGGCGGCGACGGCGTTGAGGTGCGGGTGCAGGACGGCACAATCTGGCTGTCGCAGAAAAACATGGGGCTTCTTTTTGAGACGACACCGGAAAACGTGTTGATGCACCTGAAGAACATTTACACCGAACACGAACTGACCGAGGATGCAACTGCTAAGGATTTCTTAGCAGTTCAAACCGAAGGAAAACGCCAGGTTCAGCGCAATATCCTGCACTACAATCTGGATGCAATCATCGCGGTTGGCTACCGGGTGAACTCCAATCGCGCTACGGCCTTCCGGCAGTGGGCCACGGGGGTTTTACGGGACTATACACTCCGGGGTGACCCCTTCCCCGAAAACCAGGCACTTGTAAAGTAG
- a CDS encoding type IV toxin-antitoxin system AbiEi family antitoxin, whose translation MQWIIVCLPPVLYSDLSCVFHKGELAMPVRGFYVIVSPEYRQMGCLPASRFIPALMQYLKEPYYTGLLSAGEFYGAAHQRPQAFQVVTEHSRPGIICDMVKADFIKRKSQSTTREPYTFVPMQDFFNPWTDEMLYEKYGIMEDEIKFINSMIRPMEIQGSLLDE comes from the coding sequence ATGCAGTGGATTATAGTATGCTTGCCGCCTGTACTTTACTCCGATCTCAGCTGCGTGTTTCATAAAGGCGAGCTCGCCATGCCCGTACGTGGCTTTTATGTGATTGTTTCCCCTGAATATCGACAGATGGGATGCCTGCCGGCGAGCCGGTTTATTCCTGCTTTGATGCAGTATCTGAAAGAGCCCTATTATACTGGGCTCCTTTCTGCTGGTGAGTTCTATGGCGCTGCCCATCAACGCCCTCAGGCCTTTCAGGTTGTAACGGAGCATTCCCGACCAGGAATTATCTGTGATATGGTCAAAGCGGATTTCATCAAGCGCAAATCTCAGTCGACGACCCGTGAACCGTACACGTTTGTGCCTATGCAGGATTTTTTTAATCCATGGACCGATGAAATGCTCTACGAGAAATACGGCATCATGGAAGATGAAATCAAGTTCATCAATAGCATGATTCGCCCGATGGAAATCCAAGGGAGCCTTTTAGATGAGTAA
- a CDS encoding metallophosphoesterase: MRLRIMSDIHNEFHRESYGEDYRVPELPEDGESVLILAGDIGQLNRTQTWLGFVGECAARFRSVFLVEGNHEWYHGNIEKHSCRNAAREHRLENVHTDRLIIEEEKIAIVGTTLWTDYFGANPIAMFDVGQGLNDYRLIRVGADYRRLRPEYLLSLHYRQKQQLFEDVDAYAKLGYTVAVVTHHHPSLQGIAPMYRNDPLNAAYVSDLEKEILERRISCWICGHCHTAMEYRVGQTRVVCNPKGYPHESGNGFDPLKTLCLP; the protein is encoded by the coding sequence ATGCGCCTGAGAATCATGTCCGACATCCACAACGAGTTCCACCGCGAGAGTTACGGAGAGGACTACCGGGTGCCGGAGCTTCCCGAAGACGGAGAGTCCGTACTCATCCTTGCCGGCGACATCGGCCAGCTCAACAGGACGCAGACGTGGCTCGGATTCGTCGGGGAGTGCGCCGCGCGGTTCAGGAGCGTGTTCCTCGTCGAAGGCAACCACGAGTGGTACCACGGCAACATCGAGAAGCACTCCTGCCGGAACGCTGCCCGTGAACACAGGCTCGAGAACGTCCATACCGACAGGCTGATCATCGAGGAGGAGAAGATCGCCATCGTCGGCACGACCCTCTGGACCGACTATTTCGGCGCCAACCCGATCGCCATGTTCGACGTCGGCCAGGGGCTGAACGACTATCGCCTGATCAGGGTGGGAGCCGACTACCGTCGGCTGAGGCCGGAATACCTGCTCTCCCTGCACTACCGCCAGAAACAGCAGCTGTTCGAGGATGTCGACGCGTACGCGAAGCTCGGCTACACGGTGGCGGTGGTGACCCACCACCACCCCTCGCTGCAGGGAATAGCGCCCATGTACAGGAACGATCCGCTCAATGCGGCCTATGTCTCCGATCTCGAAAAGGAGATACTGGAGCGCAGGATCTCCTGCTGGATCTGCGGCCACTGCCATACCGCCATGGAGTACCGCGTCGGCCAGACCAGGGTGGTCTGCAACCCGAAAGGCTATCCCCATGAATCGGGCAACGGGTTCGACCCCCTTAAAACGCTCTGTCTGCCGTAA
- a CDS encoding helix-turn-helix domain-containing protein, with the protein MRSDRKRDELQAFIDEQKATRPGFAEGYDEGYRNFRIGVMLKQARLNTGMSQVEVAERLKTHKSAISRIENHAEDVKLSTLVNYAEALGKKLDLLIH; encoded by the coding sequence ATGAGAAGCGACAGGAAAAGGGATGAACTGCAGGCGTTCATCGATGAACAAAAAGCCACCCGCCCCGGCTTCGCCGAAGGCTATGACGAGGGGTACCGGAATTTCCGCATCGGCGTCATGCTCAAACAGGCCCGACTCAATACCGGCATGTCACAGGTCGAGGTGGCAGAGAGGCTGAAAACCCACAAGTCGGCAATATCCCGCATAGAGAACCATGCCGAAGACGTCAAGCTCTCCACCCTCGTCAACTACGCCGAAGCGCTTGGCAAGAAACTTGACCTCCTCATTCATTGA
- a CDS encoding type II toxin-antitoxin system RelE/ParE family toxin, whose product MQRVDIDVNFGHALNHFYTTPSGQCPVKDYLTSLPDKDRQKVAWVLTLIRDFQIVPKEYFKKLQSTEGIWEVRSSHGGNAVRLLGFMHEGNLVVLTNGFSKKSQKTPAQEIALAEQRKKDYEKRQEKG is encoded by the coding sequence TTGCAGAGAGTTGATATAGATGTTAACTTTGGCCATGCGCTCAATCATTTTTATACAACGCCATCGGGTCAGTGCCCGGTAAAGGATTACCTGACCAGCCTCCCGGACAAGGATAGACAGAAGGTTGCCTGGGTGCTGACACTTATCAGGGATTTTCAGATTGTTCCGAAGGAGTACTTCAAGAAACTGCAGAGCACAGAAGGCATCTGGGAGGTGCGCTCCTCGCATGGAGGCAATGCGGTCAGGCTGTTAGGATTCATGCACGAAGGCAACCTCGTCGTCCTGACCAACGGTTTTTCCAAGAAATCACAAAAGACACCGGCGCAGGAGATCGCGCTGGCCGAACAGAGAAAAAAAGATTATGAGAAGCGACAGGAAAAGGGATGA
- a CDS encoding outer membrane protein: MENVLPYVTLGIGYANVGVNYSEPGYELDKNNSAFAYQLGAGIGIPVSDNVTIDIGYRYFATTDIEIQPGIELNIGSHNILAGFRHTF; this comes from the coding sequence ATGGAAAACGTGCTGCCATATGTGACGCTCGGCATTGGATATGCCAACGTGGGCGTCAACTATTCCGAGCCCGGTTATGAACTGGACAAAAACAACTCGGCATTCGCCTACCAGCTCGGTGCCGGAATCGGCATCCCCGTCAGCGACAATGTCACCATCGATATCGGGTACCGGTATTTCGCCACAACCGACATCGAGATACAGCCGGGCATTGAGCTGAATATCGGGAGCCACAATATCCTGGCCGGGTTCCGCCATACGTTCTGA